AGCGGATTTGGCGCACTGTCAGCGTAGCCTCTTGAAGCCTGTACCTGCGGTGCCGAAGCTAATTACAAACTTCCACTATTCCCCCCCGCCGCCATAGATCGGTAGGACTGGCCTGTTGTGCGCGACAGCCAGGCTGAACCGGACGACAACCCGCGTTGTTGCAAATCATTTGTCCGGTTGCTTGCGGCTTCGCGGGCGCGGCCTCGCCGTTCTTCCTTTGGTCGTCTCGCTTCTTGGCATCCTCGCGGGTCGCAACCGGCTTCTTGTCCTGGACCTTCTCGCATTCATTGTCATCGTTGATGCGATAGCCGGCGCGGCATGCGATCTTCACGCAAGCGTCGCCGTCGGCTTTGAAGCCATGATCGCACACCAGCGGGCAGACCCGGCCCGGCTTGGCCTTGATCGCGTCGAGCGCGTCGAAGCTCGCGACCTTGGCGTCGAACTTCGTCCCGGCATATTTGTTGAACAGCGTCAGCGAGCGTTGCGATGACGCATTCCAGTCGCCATCGGCAGCGGTGGCCAGACAGCCGACGCGGCGCAGCTCGGACTGAACGAGCTTTGCCGTGTCTGCGGGGGACAAGCTCGGCTGCGATGAGGTCGGCGCAACGGCTGCAACCTTCTGTGCGCTATCGGCGACTTGCTGCTTCTCGGCAGCTTGCTTCTCTGCGGCAGCCTTGTCGTTCGCGATCTTGTCGGCAAGCGCCTTCTCAGCGGCTTGCTTGTCGGCCAACGCTTTCGCGACCGCGGCCTCGGCGTCCTTGCGGCGCTGCTCGGCTGCGGCCGCCTTGGCCTCCTCGATCTGCTTGGCCTTTTCCGCGGCAAGGCGGACGTTTTCGGCGGCCTTGGCGGCGGCGGCCGCTTTCTCCTGCTCGGCCTTGTTGGCACGCTCGGCTGCGAGCCTTGCCTTTTCGTCTTCGGCTTGGCGTGCCTTCGCGGCCGCAATTGCGCGCGCCTCCTCGGCCGCGACGTTCTTCAGTTGCGCGCGGGCGAGGCCCGCATAGAATCCGTCGGGATAGGCCTGCAGGAATGCTTCCCATGCGTCTCGGTTTCCCGCCTGGAGCGCCAGCTCATAGTCCCGGCGCACGCTGTCCTGGGGATTGGCTTGCGGGCCCGGCGCTGCTGCCGGTTTGGCCGGCACCAGCGAAACATCGTCGCCGCCGAGCGAGCCGTACACATACGGCTCCTGCTTGTAGCCGGTGGTCTTGAGGACGTCGTCGCGCACGAAGCCGAACGCCTTGCGGAGGTCGAGGCCCGGCATCGGCAGACGCTCGACGAGAGCGGTGGCAAACGGGCTGTTCTTCGCGTCGCCGTCCGAGGCGGTCGAGCCGGCCTTCGCCGCGAAGGCAATCATGGTGTTCGGGCTGGTCGGCTCGACCTTGGCAAGGCCACGCCCAATTGCCCGGGCGGCGATCGTCCGCTTCATGGTCTTGGCGAACGGGTTGTCGCGACAGGCATCCAGGATGACGAGTCGGAGCTGCTTGGCAGGCTCGACCGCGAACAGGGCGCGGTCCAACGGCAGCGTTTCGTCGAGGACGTCGCTGTCGGTCTCGAGCGTCGCATCGGTGGGGATCAGATAATTCGTCCCGTCGAGCTCAATTCCGTGGCCGGCATAATAGACCACCGCAACGTCGGCCTCGCGCGCCTTGCCACCAAAATCGCGCAGCGCCTTGCGCATCTCGGCGACGTTCAGGTCGAGCTTGACATCGACCGTATCGAAGCCGGCCTTCCTGAACATGCCGCCGACCAGCGCGGCATCGTTCGCGGGGTTCGCCAGCCTCGCCACGTTCTTGTAAGCCGAGTTGCCCATGACGAGCGCGACGCGCCTTTCGGCCTGTGCGGAGCCGGTCCCAAGCCAGGTCGCAAACCAAGTCGAAACAATCAACAAAACAAACAGCCGAAGCCGCATTCCAGCCCCCGAATGCAATCGCGTCAGATTATTCGCAGAATGGCCAAATGCAATCCACGATCAGTGATGCTTGTCACACATCCCTGCGCCATCCAGTCAACGGGGCGCCGAGCCGGGATGCGTGACCGCATCATTCAAATCAAATTCCCCACGATGCCCAGTGTGCCCCTGTTTTGCCCGACGGGTCAAGCTCGTCTTCGAAAAAAACGAAGCCATGCCCATGCCTGTCTACTGTGCATGGGGTTGTTTTCGACTTTTTGTCGGGCTGGCTCCGCGTTCAGCTCCGCGGCCCGCGCAACTGCGTTATCAGCCGCTCCATCGCGTCCGCGACGTCGCGCCATTGCGACAGCCAGCTGCGCGGAAAGCGGAAGGTGAGGTCGGCGCCGCCGACGCGGCGCTCGGACAGGCACATGCCGGGCGTGGCTGCATCGCGCGTGCAGCGCGCGGCGAGGGCGGGGCTCGTCGCGGAATAGAAATCCTCGCTGCCATAGGGCGTGTCGCTGCGGAACATCCGCATCGTCAGCCCATCGCCCGGCGTTGCCGCAGCCTGGTCGAAATAGCGCGGATAGATCGTCGCGGTTCGCTGCTGGGGCGACAGCGCATCGTGATGCGCCGATATCGACAGGAAGATGCGGTCGATCGGCTGCATGGCCGTGTCCACGCTGTCGGCAGTCACGTGCCGCGGTCCGTTAGGCGCGTCCAGCGAGGGATAGAGGAAATCGAGATCGATGCGCTCCTGCGGTCCGGAGTGCCGCTGGATCTTCATCCGGATCGCCGAGATCGGCAGGTTGAACAGCGTTCCGCCGACGCTGACCGGCAGCTTGTCCGGCGCGTCCGCGCCGCCGGTGCTCCAGGTCGGCCACAAGAGATAGGCGACCAGCGCGATCGCGCTCGCCGCGAATACACCGGTGAGCGCAAACGGGACGAGATGCGCCCGGGCGCGCGTCCTTGCGCTTGTCCTTGCGCTTGTCTTGGAAGAGCGAGGGGAGGTTGCCGAAAACACCGTCATGACGTCGCGCAAATGGCCCGGGAGGTCGGCCGGTGGCCGACGAATCACCGGCGAATATGCCACGCGGCGGCGATTTCGCGGAAGGTTCCCGGCTACCGGGAACGGGGGAGAGCTCTGCGCGGGCCGGGCGCCAGCGTTAACCTTCGCTTAAGGATAATGTAGCGTTAACCGGCACGATTTGTCACAGGAAAGCACCTCGCGTTGCGTATGGGCGGACTTCCGATGACACCTGAAGCTTTCAACACTCTCTTCTCGATCTGCATCGGCTTCGCGCTCGCGGGCGCGCTCGCAAACGGATACCAGGCGATGTCGCAACGGCCCGCCGGTTTCGGGCTGTTGCAGGAGGGCGTGGCCCCCAGGACATTTGCAGCGGTACCGTTCCTGGTGTTCGCGGCGCCCTTCATCATCATGCGCAACACGCTGCGCGGCATGCGGCTGGAGAGCCGCCGCTTCGAGTTCGTGATGATGGCGACCGTCATCGCCGGCTTCTGGAGCATGATGAGCGGCACCTTCTTCCTGATGACGCTGCGCGCGACCGGCGTGCTGGGCTGACGCCTTGCAGGGCTGCCCGCTGCGGCGGCCCTTTGCCTCCGCGCCGTCGTTTCGCTATGGCTGAGGTTGAAGTGACAGGAGACCTCCATGGCGATCTACGAGCTCGACGGGCAGGCGCCCGATCTTCCCCCTGACGGCAATTACTTCATTGCGGAGACCGCGACAGTGATCGGCCGCGTGCGCCTGAAGCCGGGCGCCAGCGTCTGGTTCGGCGCGGTGCTGCGCGGCGACAATGAGTGGATCGAGATCGGCGAGGGCGCCAACGTGCAGGACGGTTCGACCTGCCACACCGACCTCGGCTTTCCGATGGTCATCGGCAAAAACTGCACCGTCGGCCACAACGTCATCCTGCACGGCTGCACCATCGAGGAGGGCGCGCTGATCGGCATGGGCTCGATCGTGATGAACGGCGCCAGGATCGGCCGCAACAGCATCGTCGGCGCCGGCTCCGTCATCACCGAGGGCAAGGAGTTTCCCGAGCGCTCGCTGATCATCGGCTCGCCCGCGCGCGTGATCCGCACGCTCGACGACGCCCAGGTGCAGAAGATGGGAAGTGCTGCGCGGTTCTACGTCGCCAACGGTCCGCGCTTCAAGAAGGGCCTGAAGCGGATCGGCTGAAGATGGACGCGGATCCGCCGATCCGTGGTTCCATACCGTAACAATACGTGCCGGCAATTTAATCCGCCGCTAGCGCAATCAGGCTACCTTGGCGCGCTTACAACCAGGAGGAGCGTCGCCATGGGCGCTGCGACACTTGGATCCAGGCTCGACGCCGGAACCAAACTGTTCAAGAAATTCGCTAGCTTCGCGCGCGGTACCGACACGCTCAGCGTCGCGGAGAAGGTGTACAGCATCGCGGGCTTCCTCGCGATCGTCACCACCTTCCTGCTCGTGATGTCGGTCCAGACGGTCCGGTTGCAAACGTCCTATCGCCACATGCATGCGACCTCCGTGGAAGCAGCGATCAACACTGGACGCATCAATGCGATGATCTACGCCATCGTGATGGAATCGCGCGGCATCTACATGTCCAGTGATCGTGGCGCGATGAGGCCGTTTGCCGACGGGCTGGTGCGGCGCAATCACGAGCTCGCTGTCGCCGTGAAGAGCATGGAGCGGACCGCCGGCGACGACGACGCCGAGCAATTGGCGAGCTTCCGTCAGCGCATCGCGCAATTCATCGACTTCCGCCAGGAGCTGGCGCGACGCGGGCTCGAGATCAGCCCGGCGGCAGCGCGCGAGTGGGGCGACAATGATGCCAACCGGACGCTGCGCAGCAAGCTCAACGTCGACCTCGAGGCGCTCGAACGCATCTACAGGCAACGCGCCAGCGAGGCCGACGACCTCGCGAACGAGAACCGCTACGCTGCCGCCTATCTGTTCATGCTCGGACTCGTCGCGCTCGTTCTCGCCGGCCTCAACGTCGTCGTGATGCGGAGCGCGGTGGTGGGCGCGCTGGCCGAGATCACGCAGGCGACCGACCGGATTGCGGACGGCGACGTCAAGAGCGAGGTGCCGCATCTGCGCCGTCACGACGAGATCGGACATCTTGCGCGCGCCGTGCAGCACTTCCGCGACGCAGTGGCGCGCATTTTCGAGCTGGAGGAGCTTGAGCTCGGTACCGCGCAGGCGCGCGACGCTGCAAGGAGAGAGCGCGACAAGTTCAACGACAAGTACCAGGCCAAGAAGTGGCAGCTCTCGGCAGCGATCAACAGCATGCCGCAGGGCCTGATCATGCTCGACGGCAAGGCGGCCGTGGTCGTCGCCATGAACACCAATTACCGGCGGATCTACAATCTGCCCGAAACCATCCAGGCGGGATCGACGCTCGAGGAAATCCTCCAGCACCGCGTCAAGAGCGGATTGTTCAGCGGCGACGTCGCAAAATATGTCGCGGCCGTTCGCGAGCGCATCGCCAGGCGTGAGCCGACGGCCTATGAGATCAGCCTGAACGACGGCCGCATCATCAAGATCTACGAGCGTCCGATGGACGGCGGCGGCTGGGTGTCGGTGCAGGAGGATGTCACCGAACAGCGCCAGCGCGAGCGCATGCTCGAACGCATGGAGCGTTTCCTCGCCACCATCATCGAGAACGTGACCGAAGGCATCATCGCCAAGGATGCACGGAACCAGCGCTACGTCTTCGTCAACAAGGCGGCCGAGAAGATGATCGGCATGTCGCGGGGCGAGATCATCGGCAAGACCGCGCGGGAATTGTTCTCCGCCGAGGCGGCCGAGCTGATCGAGCGGCGCGACCGGCAGCTTCTCGCACAGAAGCAGCAGCTCGAACCTATCATCGATACGATCGACAATCCGACGCGCGGGCGCCGCGTGATCTCGGCCCGCCGGGTTCAGATCGGCGGCGCCGGCGAGGAATCCCACATGTTCGTGACCATGGTCGAGGACCGAACAGAGAAGATGGTGGCAGCCGCGTAGCGCTACGCGATCAGTTTGCGCATGATCGTGGCTGCCACCTGTTTCAAGCTGATGTGACTGGCTTGGCTCCGGAACCTGTCTTTGCCGCAGCCGTTGGTGAGGCAGGGAGAATCTCCGATGACCAGATCGTCCGCAAGCGCTTCCATCAAGACGCTGATCGTGATCTTCGCTCTCGCTGCGACGCCAGCGATCTCGTTCGCGCAAACCATCGGCGGGTCGACCGGATTGACTGGCGGCGTCCCCAAGGCATCAGCGCCGCCGCCCGGCACCAACAGCTTGGGCACGGCGCAATCGTCCGGCGCGAACACGGCGCCGGGGGTGACCACAGGCGCCGCTTCCGGATCGAACGCCGACGCCGATGCAACGGTGAGCACCGAGAACCGGCAGCTCGACAAGAAGATGAAAAGCATCTGCCGTGGCTGCTGATGCTCGCGTGGAAGTGAGCCTGTCCGCCTATCATCCGTGATCGAGTGACATTAGCTTGGCCTCGCTTTGGAGCGTGGACGGTTTCCACGCGGAGGATGAGTTGATGTTGCGCAAGATGATCATGACCGCACTGGCTGTCGCAGCCGTCGGTCTCGCAGCGCCCCAGGTGGCGCAAGCGCGGGGCGGTTTTGGCGGAGGCGGCCATTGGGGCGGCGGTGGCTGGGGACACGGTGGCTGGGGCCATGGCGGCTGGGGTCATGGCTGGCACGGCGGCGGCTTCTGGCCGGGTGTCGCAATCGGCGCTCGCATCGCAGGCGCCGGCTATTACGGCGCGTATGGCTACCCGTACTATGGCAACCCCTATTATTATGGCGTCGGCTACGAGGACTACGGCGCGCAGTGCTACCCCGTGCGGAAGCGGGTCACGACGCCAGCGGGCTGGCGCGTCCGTCGCGCTCAGGTCTGTGAATAGGAGCTGCGACCAGCGTGGGTGCCCGTCTGAGGCACCAGACTACCGAGGCAGCAAAAAACAAGGCCGTTGACGCAGTATACCGTCAACGACCTTGCCAGCCCCGGATATTGAAATCGGCTCACGCCATCCGGTATGGGCGAGCATCGCGCGGAATCATACGGGCGAGTGTGATCCATTTCACAAGTGACGAAAATAAAAGGCGGCGGCGCGGGATCTAATCAGCCGCGTGAGCGTTTGCGGGCGCTGGCATGGCGGTTACGCGCAGGTTTCCTCGAGGTAACCGAGGGCCTATCCGCCTCGGTGGAGCGGACACTGGCAAAGGATTGCCGCAGACCGTCGATGGATTCGTTCAAATTGGCGACCTGGTCCGACAGTCGCTTGGTATCGGCCTGCTGCGAGGCGAGCAGCCGCTTCATGGTCAAAAGCTGGTCCTGCACGACCTGGAGCTGGTCGATCGATTCCTGCTGGGTCGCTTCCAGCCCCTTGGTCTTCTCGACGAGTTGCTCGGAGGCCTGCGCCGTGCGCGCCTGAAGCTGCCGCGATGCGACTACCCGGTCGGTCTCGGGCGTAGCGCCAGTATAGGCGCGCCAGATCGCGATCGAGGTCACGCCTGCGATCAGCAGCAGCAGCGCTACGGCCGTGAGCGCGATCGGCTGGGCACCGAGACGGAGGAGCGGATTGGACGTTGTGTCCTCTGCGAGATCGATCATCGCTGACAAAACCCAAATTGAAACTTGGTGAGTGGCGAAGAGCGGCAGCGCAAGAACGCAGAACGAGGCGGCCGGGGCGTCCCGAAAGCGTTACAGTTCAGCAACAAATGGGACGAAAAGGTGGCCGCCGGCGGAAAAAGCGCAATTGACCCAGGGCCACGGCTCCGGCGGCACGCCCAAAAGAAGTCCCTGTCCAGGCCGAATTCGGCTTGAGCGGGCAGTATCAGAATATGCTTAGCAGCCCACCGTGCTAGCGGCGGGGAAACGGGGCCGTTACGGGCGCGCGGCCTTCAACGAAGGCTGGATCGTCATGCGATAGGCAATGAAGGCGCTGCCGTCGAACGTCTCCAAAACCTCGTCACAGGCCGGACAGCGATACTCGCCTGTGTTGGCGGGCGGCGTAGCGAGCTCAAGTCGCCGAAAACCGGCCCCGCACGCTGAGCAGGTGACATCGTCCTTTTTCATACAAACCCCGTAAAAATACTGGCGCGGCCTCTTAGCACAGCTTCGGGCGAAACCGGGGACGCTTATGACAGATACATAAAATTTGATCGCGCTATCAGCGTGTGGACCGCAGGCTTACGGCTGAAACGGCGCAAATGGGCCTGAATAGGTCTTCGACCGCGGCGCCGCGTAGGGACCGAGCCGCGAGGTCGTCAGCCCAAGCCGCACCAGTCCCTCGGCCAGTGTCACCGCAGCGGCGACGCCATCGACCACGGGCAGGCCATGAGTGGCAGCCAGTTCGGCGGCCAGATCAGCCATGCCGGCGCACCCGAGCACGATGGCCTCGGCGCGGTCGTCGCGGATCGCGGCCGTGATCTCCGCGGAAATTTTGCCAAGGGCATCTGCGTTGCGCTCCTCGAGCGCGAGCACCGGGACCTCGGCGGCTCGGACGCGGGCGCAGCGCTCGGCGAGGCCGTATTTCCGTAAATTGTGTTCGATCGGCACGATGGAGACACCGAGCGTCGTCACCACCGCAAAGCGCGCTGCGATCAGGCTCGCGATGTGAAAGCCGGCTTCGCCGATACCGATCACCGGCGCCTTCGCCACAGCGCGTGCCGCGTCGAGGCCGGTGTCGTCGAAGCAAGCGATGAGATGCGCGTCCGCGCCGTCGCGGTCGGCTTCGCGGATGCAGCCGAGCATGCCGGGGACTGCGAAGGCCTCGTCGTAAAATCCCTCGATCGAGACCGGCCCCATCGCGGGCTGGCGTGCATCGATCACAGTATCGGGCAGCGCGATCGCGCGCGCCGCCGCGGCGATCTTCGCCGTCATCGTGGCCGTGGTGTTGGGATTGACGACGTGCAGTCGCATCGTGATCAGACGAGCCCTTTGCCGGCGTCCGAGCCTTTGGCCGCCTGCCGCTTGTTGAGCATGTGGATGGTGCCGAGCGCAAGCGTGATCACCGCAAAGGACACCGCGGAGATGATGGTGCCGAGCGCATAGATGTCCGGGTTCGTCACGGTCGTGGTGAGGCCCTGGAGATCGAGCGGCAATGTATTCACCGCGCCGATCGCCTGGCTGGAGCGCGCGAGTTCGTCCCAGGACAGCGTGAAGCCGAACAGGCCGATACCGATCACCGAGGGCAGGATGATCGGCAGCACGACATGACGGAAGGCCTGCCACGGCGTCGCGCCGAGATCACGCGCGGCTTCCTCGAGCCGGGGATCGAAGCGGTTGAAGATCGCAAACATGATCAGGAGGCCGAACGGCAGCGTCCAGGTCAGGTGCGCGCCGAGCCCGGAGGTGAGCAGGCCCATCGAGGTCTCGAAACTCTCGTTCCAGTGCGCCTTGATCAGATCGTCGACGATGCGGAATTCGAGCGAGATCCCGAGCGAGGTGATGATCGAGGGCACGATGAGGCTCGCGATCGCCGAATAGAACAGAATGCTCTGCGCCTTGAACTTCCGGCGGAAGGCCATGCCGGCGGCGACCGACAGCACGACGGTGACGGCCATCACGATGACGCCGAGCAGCAGCGAGCGGCGGAAGGCCGCGCCGAGATCGACGATGCCGGTCCCCTGGAACAGCTTTGTCAGCCAATAGGTCGACACGCCGTTCATCGGGAAGGTGAGGCCGCCTTGCGGCCCCTGGAACGACAACACGTAGATCGCAATCATCGGGCCGTAGAGAAACAGCACATAGGCCGCGAAGAAGATCGCGAGCACGTAGAACGAGCGCGAGCGTCCTTCCTTCATCGCCTACAGCTCCTTCTTGATGTCGACGATGCGCGACATCATGGTGATGATCAGGAAGGTGATGACGAGCAGGATCACGGCATTGGCGGCCGCGGCCGGGAATTGCAGCGCGTTCACCCGCGTCTCGATGATCTTGCCGGCGGCCGCGATCTGCTGGCCGCCCATCACGCCGATGGTGATGAAGTCGCCCATCACGATGGTGATGACGAAGATCGAGCCGATCACGATGCCGGGTTTGGCGAGTGGAATGATGACGTTAGTCAGCGTCTGGAAGCCGGTGGCGCCCGCGTCATAGGCGGCCTCGATCAGCGACTTGTCGATCCGGATCATCGAATTGAAGATCGGCACCACCATGAAGAAGGTGAAGAGGTGAACCAGCGCCAGCACCACGGAGAATTCGGAGAACAGCAGCCATTCCACCGGCTGGTTGATCAGGCCTGTCTTCATCAGGCCGGAGTTCACCAGGCCATTGCGCCCGAGCAGCGGGATCCAGGCGATCATGCGGATGACGTTGGAGGTCCAGAACGGGATCGTGCAGAGCAGCGACAGTCCCATCTGCCAGGTCTTGGACTTGACGTGGAAGGCAAGGAAATAGGCGACCCAGAAGCCGATGAAGAGCGTGATGGCCCAGACCAGGAAGCACAGCTTCAGCGTCTTCAGATAGGTCTTGGCGATGGTGCAGAGATCGGGCAGCTGCGCGATGCAGCCTTCAAACGTGTCGGTGTAGCCGCGGCCGGAGAAGGCCGGCAGCAATTGATATTCGTTGTAGTCCCAGAACGAGACGATGACGACGAAGACGAGCGGGATCAGGAAGAAAGCGAGAAACACCAGCATCATCGGACCGGCCTGAAGCCAGGAGATGAAGGAGGGCGACAGGCGCGTCGGCTTTGCGGCGCGCGCTGTGCCCGACCCCGGGATCAATCCCGGGGCTGCCTGTTGCAGGATGTCTTCCGACGTATCCATCACGCGGCGATGAACTCGTTCCACTTGCGGACCATGTAGTCGTTCTCGTCCATCACGGCGTTCCAGCAGGCGACGCCGCCCATGCGGTCCTCGTAGGAGCCGCCGTCACGCACGGAGCCTGCCTTCTCCAGCAGCGAGCCGTCGGGCGCCTTGATGTCCTTCTCGGCCGGCTTGCCTTCCATCCAGTAAGCCCACTCGTAGGGCTCCATGTTGGCTTTCGCGGTCGAGAGCACGGCCGAGTAATAGCCCTGGCGGTTGAGGTACGCGCCGGCATAGCCGGACAGGAACCAGTTCACGAACTCATAGGCCCAGTCGAGCTTCGGACCCGAGACGCCCTTGGAGACGCAGAAGCCCGAGGCCCAGGAGCGATAGCCTTCCTTCAGCGGCTGGAAGGTGCAGGCGATGCCCATCGAACGCACCTTCGTCACCGCCGGCGACCACATCGACTGGATGACGGTCTCACCCGAGGCCATCAGGTTGACGCTCTCGTTAAAGTCCTTCCAGAACGCGCGGAACTGGCCGGCCTTCTTCGCCTCGGTCATCACCTTCATGGTGAGATCGATCTCTTCCTTGGTCATGTTGCCCTTGTCGGCATATTTGTACTTGCCGGTGGCTTCCACGACCATCGCGGCATCCATGATGCCGATCGAGGGGATGTTGAGGATCGAGGCCTTGCCCTTGAACTCGGGGTTGAGCAGCTCAGCCCAGGAGCTGATCGGGCGCTTGATGATGTCGGGGCGGATGCCGAGCGTGTCGGCATTGTAGACGGTCGGGATCAGCGTGACGAACTCGGTCGCCGACGTCGCGAACTTCTTGGAGTCCTTGCCTTCGAGATAGAGCACCTTCCACGGTGCGGTGCCCTGGCCGCCGATCTTCTTCCCGCCGGGCGTCTCGCCCTTGGTGAAGACAGGCGTGATGTTGTCGAATTCCTTGATCTTCTTGGCGTCGAGGGCAAGGATGTTGCCCGACGGCACGATCTTCTTCAGCGAGAAATATTCGATGTCCAGCACGTCGAAGGAATTCGGCTGGGTCATCACGCGCTTGGTGACGTCGTCGGTGGTCGCGGTGATGTATTCGATCTTGATGCCGGTGTCCTTCAGGCACTGCTTGGAGATGTCGTCGCCCTCGTTCACGGCGGTGCCGAGATAGCGCAGCACCTTCGGCTCGGCCGACATCACGTAGGGGAAGCCGGTGATGGCGCCGGAGCCGGCGGCAAGGCCCGCCAGACCCGCGGTGCTCTTGAGTAGCGTGCGGCGGCTGACGCCGGTCTTTTTGGTGGTCTCGGTCATTCCAGTCACTCCTCTGTGTTGCGCATTTTCTAGAGATGACGGCGCTATTGCAGACGTTGCGCCTTGGCGGGATCCCAGGTGGCCAGCACGCGATCGCCCGGACGGAACGGGTGGACGTCGAAGGCGGCTTCAGGAACGTGAGAGAACAGGGCGGTGCCGTCGTCGAGCGTGAGCGAGACGGCGACATAGGAGCCCTGGTACTCGGTCTGGGTCAGCAGCGCCGGCGCGCCGAACGCGCCGTCAGTGACCGGCTTGATGCCGAGCTGATCGGCGCGCACGGCGATGAGGCTGCCGGCGTCGCTGAGGACGTTGTGGCCGCCGATGAAGCGCGCCACGAATTCGGTGCGGGGGTGGTGGAAGATGTCACGGGCCGTGCCCTGCTGCTCGATCCTGCCCTGGTTCATCACCACGATGTGGTCGGCGAGCGCCATCGCCTCTTCCTGGCCATGAGTGACCTGGATGAAGCTGATGCCGAGCTCGCGCTGCAGCCGTTTCAATTCGCCGCGCATCCTCACCCGCA
This portion of the Bradyrhizobium diazoefficiens genome encodes:
- a CDS encoding caspase family protein produces the protein MRLRLFVLLIVSTWFATWLGTGSAQAERRVALVMGNSAYKNVARLANPANDAALVGGMFRKAGFDTVDVKLDLNVAEMRKALRDFGGKAREADVAVVYYAGHGIELDGTNYLIPTDATLETDSDVLDETLPLDRALFAVEPAKQLRLVILDACRDNPFAKTMKRTIAARAIGRGLAKVEPTSPNTMIAFAAKAGSTASDGDAKNSPFATALVERLPMPGLDLRKAFGFVRDDVLKTTGYKQEPYVYGSLGGDDVSLVPAKPAAAPGPQANPQDSVRRDYELALQAGNRDAWEAFLQAYPDGFYAGLARAQLKNVAAEEARAIAAAKARQAEDEKARLAAERANKAEQEKAAAAAKAAENVRLAAEKAKQIEEAKAAAAEQRRKDAEAAVAKALADKQAAEKALADKIANDKAAAEKQAAEKQQVADSAQKVAAVAPTSSQPSLSPADTAKLVQSELRRVGCLATAADGDWNASSQRSLTLFNKYAGTKFDAKVASFDALDAIKAKPGRVCPLVCDHGFKADGDACVKIACRAGYRINDDNECEKVQDKKPVATREDAKKRDDQRKNGEAAPAKPQATGQMICNNAGCRPVQPGCRAQQASPTDLWRRGGIVEVCN
- a CDS encoding DUF6949 family protein — encoded protein: MTPEAFNTLFSICIGFALAGALANGYQAMSQRPAGFGLLQEGVAPRTFAAVPFLVFAAPFIIMRNTLRGMRLESRRFEFVMMATVIAGFWSMMSGTFFLMTLRATGVLG
- a CDS encoding gamma carbonic anhydrase family protein, whose product is MAIYELDGQAPDLPPDGNYFIAETATVIGRVRLKPGASVWFGAVLRGDNEWIEIGEGANVQDGSTCHTDLGFPMVIGKNCTVGHNVILHGCTIEEGALIGMGSIVMNGARIGRNSIVGAGSVITEGKEFPERSLIIGSPARVIRTLDDAQVQKMGSAARFYVANGPRFKKGLKRIG
- a CDS encoding PAS-domain containing protein, whose protein sequence is MGAATLGSRLDAGTKLFKKFASFARGTDTLSVAEKVYSIAGFLAIVTTFLLVMSVQTVRLQTSYRHMHATSVEAAINTGRINAMIYAIVMESRGIYMSSDRGAMRPFADGLVRRNHELAVAVKSMERTAGDDDAEQLASFRQRIAQFIDFRQELARRGLEISPAAAREWGDNDANRTLRSKLNVDLEALERIYRQRASEADDLANENRYAAAYLFMLGLVALVLAGLNVVVMRSAVVGALAEITQATDRIADGDVKSEVPHLRRHDEIGHLARAVQHFRDAVARIFELEELELGTAQARDAARRERDKFNDKYQAKKWQLSAAINSMPQGLIMLDGKAAVVVAMNTNYRRIYNLPETIQAGSTLEEILQHRVKSGLFSGDVAKYVAAVRERIARREPTAYEISLNDGRIIKIYERPMDGGGWVSVQEDVTEQRQRERMLERMERFLATIIENVTEGIIAKDARNQRYVFVNKAAEKMIGMSRGEIIGKTARELFSAEAAELIERRDRQLLAQKQQLEPIIDTIDNPTRGRRVISARRVQIGGAGEESHMFVTMVEDRTEKMVAAA
- a CDS encoding aspartate/glutamate racemase family protein, giving the protein MRLHVVNPNTTATMTAKIAAAARAIALPDTVIDARQPAMGPVSIEGFYDEAFAVPGMLGCIREADRDGADAHLIACFDDTGLDAARAVAKAPVIGIGEAGFHIASLIAARFAVVTTLGVSIVPIEHNLRKYGLAERCARVRAAEVPVLALEERNADALGKISAEITAAIRDDRAEAIVLGCAGMADLAAELAATHGLPVVDGVAAAVTLAEGLVRLGLTTSRLGPYAAPRSKTYSGPFAPFQP
- a CDS encoding ABC transporter permease; amino-acid sequence: MKEGRSRSFYVLAIFFAAYVLFLYGPMIAIYVLSFQGPQGGLTFPMNGVSTYWLTKLFQGTGIVDLGAAFRRSLLLGVIVMAVTVVLSVAAGMAFRRKFKAQSILFYSAIASLIVPSIITSLGISLEFRIVDDLIKAHWNESFETSMGLLTSGLGAHLTWTLPFGLLIMFAIFNRFDPRLEEAARDLGATPWQAFRHVVLPIILPSVIGIGLFGFTLSWDELARSSQAIGAVNTLPLDLQGLTTTVTNPDIYALGTIISAVSFAVITLALGTIHMLNKRQAAKGSDAGKGLV
- a CDS encoding ABC transporter permease, with the protein product MDTSEDILQQAAPGLIPGSGTARAAKPTRLSPSFISWLQAGPMMLVFLAFFLIPLVFVVIVSFWDYNEYQLLPAFSGRGYTDTFEGCIAQLPDLCTIAKTYLKTLKLCFLVWAITLFIGFWVAYFLAFHVKSKTWQMGLSLLCTIPFWTSNVIRMIAWIPLLGRNGLVNSGLMKTGLINQPVEWLLFSEFSVVLALVHLFTFFMVVPIFNSMIRIDKSLIEAAYDAGATGFQTLTNVIIPLAKPGIVIGSIFVITIVMGDFITIGVMGGQQIAAAGKIIETRVNALQFPAAAANAVILLVITFLIITMMSRIVDIKKEL
- a CDS encoding ABC transporter substrate-binding protein, with the protein product MTETTKKTGVSRRTLLKSTAGLAGLAAGSGAITGFPYVMSAEPKVLRYLGTAVNEGDDISKQCLKDTGIKIEYITATTDDVTKRVMTQPNSFDVLDIEYFSLKKIVPSGNILALDAKKIKEFDNITPVFTKGETPGGKKIGGQGTAPWKVLYLEGKDSKKFATSATEFVTLIPTVYNADTLGIRPDIIKRPISSWAELLNPEFKGKASILNIPSIGIMDAAMVVEATGKYKYADKGNMTKEEIDLTMKVMTEAKKAGQFRAFWKDFNESVNLMASGETVIQSMWSPAVTKVRSMGIACTFQPLKEGYRSWASGFCVSKGVSGPKLDWAYEFVNWFLSGYAGAYLNRQGYYSAVLSTAKANMEPYEWAYWMEGKPAEKDIKAPDGSLLEKAGSVRDGGSYEDRMGGVACWNAVMDENDYMVRKWNEFIAA